One genomic segment of Hevea brasiliensis isolate MT/VB/25A 57/8 chromosome 3, ASM3005281v1, whole genome shotgun sequence includes these proteins:
- the LOC110671894 gene encoding alkaline/neutral invertase A, mitochondrial, whose amino-acid sequence MVALGFLSNHSMKLSCRFLMTRKSPGIFGSAKYLHTLTSNLSRNHVCFDYNKQFSAYPFRICGFRSAINNTQKIFCIPKTNFGQSGLISFAHDDCTRRRTSRGVSVIASFASEVKGYSTSVETRVNDKNFERIYVQNGIGVKPLVVEKIDKDENVVGEEASRIGIAVPDEGENVNTENLEGVKGVEITSPKREESDIEKEAWKLLNDAIVMYCGSPVGTVAANDPGDKQPLNYDQVFIRDFVPSALAFLLRGEGEIVRNFLLHTLQLQSWEKTVDCYSPGQGLMPASFKVRTVPLDGNKFEEVLDPDFGESAIGRVAPVDSGLWWIILLRAYGKITGDCTLQERVDVQTGIKLILNLCLTDGFDMFPSLLVTDGSCMIDRRMGIHGHPLEIQALFYSALRCSREMLTVNDGSKNLVRAINNRLSALSFHIREYYWVDIKKINEIYRYKTEEYSMDATNKFNIYPEQIPSWLMDWIPEEGGYLIGNLQPAHMDFRFFTLGNLWSIISSLGTPKQNKAILNLIEAKWDDIVGRMPLKICYPALENEDWRIITGSDPKNTPWSYHNGGSWPTLLWQFTLACIKMGRLELAQKAVALAEKRLAVDRWPEYYDTRTGKFIGKQSRLCQTWTIAGFLTSKVLLENPQMASMLLWEEDYELLEICVCALSKTGRKKCSRVAAKSQILV is encoded by the exons ATGGTTGCACTCGGTTTCCTTAGCAATCATTCCATGAAACTTTCTTGTAGATTCCTTATGACTCGAAAGAGTCCGGGTATTTTCGGGTCTGCAAAATACCTTCATACGTTAACCAGCAATTTATCAAGAAATCATGTCTGTTTTGATTATAACAAACAGTTTTCCGCATACCCTTTTCGAATCTGCGGATTTCGAAGCGCGATCAATAATACCCAGAAAATTTTTTGTATACCCAAGACCAATTTTGGCCAATCTGGGCTTATATCATTTGCTCATGATGATTGTACAAGAAGAAGAACAAGCAGGGGCGTTTCTGTTATTGCTAGTTTTGCATCAGAAGTGAAGGGATATTCAACGTCAGTCGAGACCAGGGTAAATGATAAGAATTTTGAGAGAATTTATGTGCAAAACGGAATTGGGGTTAAGCCTTTGGTAGTTGAGAAGATTGATAAAGACGAGAATGTTGTGGGAGAGGAAGCGTCTAGGATTGGAATTGCTGTTCCTGATGAAGGTGAAAATGTGAACACTGAGAATTTGGAGGGTGTCAAAGGAGTTGAGATTACGAGTCCTAAGAGGGAGGAGTCGGATATTGAAAAAGAGGCGTGGAAGTTGTTGAATGATGCGATTGTTATGTATTGTGGGAGTCCTGTAGGGACGGTGGCTGCAAACGATCCAGGGGATAAGCAGCCATTGAATTATGATCAGGTGTTCATTCGTGATTTTGTGCCTTCAGCTCTTGCATTCTTGCTTAGAGGAGAAGGAGAGATTGTGAGGAATTTCCTGCTTCATACCTTGCAATTGCAG AGTTGGGAGAAAACAGTTGATTGCTATAGTCCGGGACAGGGGTTGATGCCTGCTAGTTTTAAAGTCAGAACTGTGCCTCTTGATGGCAATAAATTTGAAGAAGTTCTAGATCCAGATTTTGGCGAATCAGCTATTGGCCGTGTCGCACCTGTGGATTCTG GGTTGTGGTGGATTATTTTACTGAGGGCATATGGGAAAATTACTGGTGACTGCACATTGCAAGAAAGGGTGGATGTTCAGACGGGCATAAAACTGATCTTAAACTTGTGCTTAACTGATGGGTTTGATATGTTTCCTTCTCTGTTGGTCACTGATGGCTCTTGCATGATAGATCGACGAATGGGTATTCATGGTCACCCCCTTGAGATCCAA GCCTTATTCTACTCTGCTCTGCGTTGCTCTCGTGAGATGCTGACTGTAAATGATGGGTCCAAGAATTTGGTGAGGGCCATTAACAACAGACTCAGTGCACTGTCGTTTCATATTAGAGAATACTATTGGGTGGATATCAAAAAGATCAATGAGATTTACCGGTATAAAACGGAAGAGTATTCCATGGATGCCACCAACAAGTTCAATATCTATCCTGAACAAATTCCTTCTTGGCTCATGGATTGGATACCAGAGGAAGGTGGGTATCTTATTGGGAACCTACAGCCAGCACACATGGATTTTAGGTTTTTCACTCTCGGAAATCTTTGGTCTATTATTTCGTCTTTGGGTACCCCAAAACAAAATAAAGCTATTCTAAATTTGATTGAAGCTAAATGGGATGATATTGTTGGACGTATGCCTCTTAAAATATGTTACCCTGCACTGGAGAATGAGGATTGGCGTATAATCACTGGCAGTGACCCAAAGAATAC CCCTTGGTCATATCATAATGGTGGATCGTGGCCAACACTTCTTTGGCAG TTCACATTGGCATGCATCAAGATGGGCAGACTAGAACTAGCCCAGAAGGCAGTAGCTTTGGCTGAAAAAAGACTTGCAGTTGACCGCTGGCCTGAGTATTATGACACACGTACAGGAAAGTTCATCGGAAAACAATCTCGACTTTGTCAAACATGGACAATTGCTGGGTTCCTGACGTCAAAAGTTCTCTTAGAGAATCCACAGATGGCATCAATGTTATTATGGGAGGAAGACTATGAGCTTCTTGAAATCTGTGTTTGTGCACTTAGCAAGACTGGCCGGAAGAAGTGCTCTCGAGTTGCTGCTAAGTCGCAGATTCTTGTGTAG